A genomic region of Chitinimonas arctica contains the following coding sequences:
- a CDS encoding S8 family peptidase — translation MKSSNKWVATLSQSALAVSLALAAAPGWAAVAKGQALQSTDRIILKYRNSGISAVQAAGASGAKAMANVQMQRQSRLQSVAARFGGTVQLLRHGASGYQVYKLERTRTLEEVRAMAAQMAKADANIDYAEPDRILRPMAAEPNDTRWADQWDLKNSLVGINAPAAWDLSTGAGVTVAVLDTGYTAHADLMANIVSGGGYDMISDPEVSRKTAGRKANALDAGDWTVRFNECGDRQPAMGSSWHGTHVAGTIAALTNNGSGVAGIAYNARILPVRVLGHCGGYTSDIADGMIWASGGTVADVPRNTTPARVINLSLGGPGACDRTQQDAINLARANNSVVVVAAGNDGVDAGDSNPANCAGVVTVAALRKNGGLASYSNFGTVVDISAPGGEDETRAEGITSTMNAGTTVRGADTYKPYAGTSMATPHVAAVAALMIAAKPSLTPDQVEALLKSSSRPFVTTCQSADGSRVACGTGMLDAYAAVRAAIGDTLPGNSETEPNNSLATANAVAAPATLNATISTTADEDWFKVSLPAGKTLTATMTPANATSDFDLFIYDERSNQLAASELSAGKVDKASWKNNGTTTVVRYVKILRFASTGKYTLKLEW, via the coding sequence ATGAAAAGCAGTAATAAGTGGGTTGCAACATTGTCGCAAAGCGCGCTTGCCGTCTCGCTGGCACTGGCGGCCGCACCAGGCTGGGCCGCGGTGGCCAAGGGCCAAGCCCTGCAAAGCACCGATCGCATTATTCTCAAGTACCGCAATAGCGGGATCAGCGCCGTCCAGGCTGCCGGCGCGAGTGGCGCCAAAGCCATGGCCAATGTGCAGATGCAGCGCCAATCCAGGCTCCAATCGGTCGCTGCCCGCTTCGGCGGCACCGTGCAATTGCTGCGCCACGGCGCTTCCGGTTATCAGGTATATAAGCTGGAACGCACCCGCACCCTGGAGGAAGTCCGGGCCATGGCGGCGCAGATGGCCAAGGCCGATGCCAATATCGATTATGCCGAACCCGACCGTATCCTGCGTCCGATGGCTGCCGAACCCAACGACACCCGCTGGGCCGATCAGTGGGATCTGAAGAACAGCCTCGTCGGCATCAACGCACCGGCCGCCTGGGATCTCTCGACCGGCGCCGGCGTTACGGTCGCCGTGCTCGATACCGGCTACACCGCGCATGCCGATCTGATGGCCAATATCGTCAGCGGGGGCGGCTACGACATGATCAGCGACCCCGAGGTCAGCCGCAAGACCGCCGGCCGCAAAGCCAACGCGCTGGATGCCGGTGACTGGACGGTGCGATTCAATGAATGCGGCGACAGACAGCCCGCCATGGGTTCGAGCTGGCACGGTACGCATGTGGCCGGCACGATCGCGGCGCTGACCAACAACGGCAGCGGTGTGGCCGGTATCGCCTACAACGCCAGGATCTTGCCGGTGCGCGTGCTGGGCCACTGCGGCGGCTATACCTCGGATATCGCCGACGGGATGATCTGGGCATCGGGCGGCACGGTCGCCGATGTACCGCGCAACACCACTCCGGCACGTGTCATCAACTTGTCGTTGGGTGGACCGGGGGCATGCGACCGGACCCAGCAGGATGCCATCAACTTGGCGCGGGCCAACAACTCCGTGGTGGTGGTAGCGGCCGGCAATGATGGCGTGGATGCGGGCGACTCCAATCCGGCCAATTGCGCCGGCGTGGTCACCGTCGCGGCCCTGCGGAAAAATGGTGGACTGGCTTCGTATTCGAACTTCGGTACCGTGGTCGATATTTCCGCCCCGGGCGGCGAGGACGAAACCCGCGCCGAAGGCATTACGTCGACCATGAACGCCGGTACCACGGTTCGCGGCGCGGATACCTACAAACCTTACGCCGGCACCTCCATGGCCACGCCGCATGTGGCTGCCGTGGCGGCATTGATGATCGCGGCCAAGCCTTCGCTGACGCCCGACCAGGTGGAAGCGCTGTTGAAGTCCTCGTCCCGCCCCTTCGTCACGACCTGCCAGTCCGCTGACGGCAGCCGGGTCGCCTGCGGTACCGGCATGCTGGATGCCTACGCCGCTGTGCGGGCCGCCATCGGCGATACCCTTCCCGGCAATAGCGAAACCGAACCGAACAATAGCTTGGCTACCGCCAACGCCGTTGCCGCACCGGCCACGCTGAACGCCACCATCAGCACCACGGCGGATGAGGACTGGTTCAAGGTCAGCTTGCCGGCCGGCAAGACGCTGACAGCGACCATGACACCGGCCAATGCGACGTCGGACTTCGATCTGTTTATTTACGACGAGCGCAGCAACCAACTGGCAGCCAGCGAGCTGTCGGCAGGCAAGGTGGACAAGGCTTCGTGGAAAAACAATGGCACCACCACCGTGGTCCGCTACGTCAAGATCCTGCGTTTCGCGAGCACCGGCAAGTACACGCTCAAGCTGGAGTGGTAA
- a CDS encoding glycosyltransferase family 4 protein, with protein sequence MQLLFLHQNFPGQFRHMARLLAADPSNRLIALGQKQAPGLAGVEMIRYQPKRQPAKTTHRYLQGMESAVLAGQAVVEALLKLKRQGFSPDVIIAHPGWGESLYVKDVFPAARLIHFCEYYYHAEGADAGFDPAFPLSLDDRARIRTRNALHLLNLEQCDVAVAPTGWQKSLHPAIYQDKIHLIHEGVDTGLARPDAAASFTLPDGRVLTGRDKLVTFVARNLEPYRGFPQFMRAIAQLQAMRPDVEVLLVGGDGVSYGSKPKDAANWREKLLAEVTIDPARTHFLGKLPYLDYLKVLQISGAHVYLTYPFVLSWSLLEAMAVGCCVIGSDTAPVREVIQPGQNGYLVDFFDTAALAGLLGQVLDHPEAQAALRQSATDTVRQGYTIGQGSEAWLKLILGPERLDR encoded by the coding sequence GTGCAACTGTTGTTTCTACACCAGAATTTCCCTGGCCAGTTTCGCCATATGGCGCGCTTGCTGGCTGCCGATCCATCCAATCGGCTGATAGCGCTGGGTCAGAAACAGGCGCCCGGGCTGGCCGGCGTCGAGATGATCCGCTACCAGCCCAAGCGCCAACCGGCCAAGACCACCCACCGCTATCTGCAAGGCATGGAAAGCGCCGTGCTGGCCGGCCAGGCGGTGGTCGAGGCACTGCTCAAGCTCAAACGGCAGGGCTTTAGCCCCGATGTGATCATCGCGCACCCGGGCTGGGGCGAGTCGCTCTATGTCAAGGATGTCTTCCCCGCGGCACGGCTGATCCACTTTTGCGAGTATTACTACCATGCCGAGGGCGCCGATGCCGGCTTCGACCCGGCTTTTCCGCTCAGCCTGGACGACCGCGCCCGTATCCGCACCCGCAATGCCTTGCATCTATTGAATCTGGAACAGTGCGATGTCGCCGTGGCGCCGACCGGCTGGCAGAAATCGCTGCACCCCGCCATCTACCAGGACAAGATCCACCTTATCCATGAAGGGGTGGATACCGGACTGGCCCGCCCCGATGCCGCCGCCAGTTTCACCCTGCCTGACGGCCGTGTGCTGACCGGGCGGGACAAGCTGGTGACCTTTGTCGCGCGCAACCTGGAGCCTTACCGGGGGTTTCCGCAATTCATGCGTGCCATCGCCCAGCTGCAGGCAATGCGTCCGGACGTGGAAGTACTGCTGGTGGGTGGCGATGGGGTCAGTTACGGCAGCAAACCCAAGGATGCCGCCAATTGGCGCGAAAAATTGCTGGCCGAGGTCACGATCGACCCGGCGCGTACCCACTTTCTCGGCAAGCTGCCTTATCTCGACTATCTGAAAGTGCTGCAGATCAGTGGGGCGCATGTCTACCTCACCTACCCCTTTGTACTGAGCTGGTCGCTATTGGAAGCCATGGCGGTGGGCTGCTGCGTGATCGGTTCGGATACGGCGCCGGTGCGGGAAGTGATACAGCCGGGCCAGAATGGCTACCTGGTCGATTTTTTCGATACGGCCGCGTTGGCCGGCCTGCTGGGGCAGGTGCTCGACCATCCCGAAGCGCAAGCCGCGTTGCGGCAGTCGGCCACCGATACGGTCAGGCAGGGTTACACCATTGGGCAGGGCAGTGAGGCATGGTTGAAGCTAATCCTTGGCCCGGAGCGGCTTGATCGATAA